Proteins from a genomic interval of Kitasatospora herbaricolor:
- a CDS encoding PucR family transcriptional regulator, which produces MPPTLASVVRNTSLHLTVIAGADHLERPVRWVHTSELDDPTPFLEGGELLLTTGIKLGRTASQLQAYVHRLADAGVVGLGLGVGLSHSEVPKPLVEAAAQRGLPLLRVPEPTPFIAISKVVSAAIAAEQYEAVTTSFEAQEELTRAALGKDGTTAVVRRLAARLGGWAALYDGSGALSVVAPDWAARRAGRLAAEVDRLRRRPAPSSAALQGRSPGIDTADEDYVVVQSLGADRRARGFLAVGTEDRITPTERYVLNAAVALLTLTLERSRELRQAEERMGAALLRMVLAGEVATARQVALGLFGGLPEGTIRVLVAGTAQGADASEALSELAERAEQAGGRVGERLLVAREDGDAGSRLMVLALDNGAVHRACLGVVEEHEGVSLGVSAPAALDEAGVAFAQAERALAVALRGGRRSVDHEEVGAGSLLPLLGEEAVTAFAEGLLRPLREHDRTARGDLVRSLRAWLSRHGQWDAAAADLGVHRHTLRYRMRRVEELLGRSLDDTDVRMELWLALRSGEE; this is translated from the coding sequence ATGCCTCCCACACTCGCCTCCGTCGTCCGCAACACCTCGCTCCACCTGACGGTCATCGCCGGGGCGGACCACCTGGAGCGCCCGGTCCGCTGGGTGCACACCAGCGAGCTGGACGACCCCACGCCCTTCCTGGAGGGTGGTGAGCTGCTGCTCACCACCGGCATCAAGCTCGGCCGGACGGCCTCCCAACTGCAGGCGTACGTGCACCGGCTGGCGGACGCGGGGGTGGTCGGGCTCGGCCTGGGGGTGGGACTGTCGCACTCCGAGGTGCCCAAGCCGCTGGTGGAGGCGGCCGCCCAGCGCGGGCTGCCGCTGCTGCGGGTGCCGGAGCCGACGCCGTTCATCGCGATCAGCAAGGTGGTGTCGGCGGCGATCGCCGCCGAGCAGTACGAGGCGGTGACCACGAGCTTCGAGGCCCAGGAGGAGCTGACCCGGGCCGCGCTGGGCAAGGACGGCACGACGGCCGTGGTGCGCCGGCTGGCGGCCCGGCTGGGCGGCTGGGCCGCGCTGTACGACGGTTCGGGAGCGCTCTCCGTGGTCGCCCCGGACTGGGCGGCCCGCCGGGCCGGCCGGCTGGCCGCCGAGGTGGACCGGCTGCGCCGGCGGCCGGCGCCGTCCAGCGCCGCGCTGCAGGGGCGCTCCCCGGGGATCGACACGGCGGACGAGGACTACGTGGTGGTCCAGTCGCTGGGCGCGGACCGCCGGGCGCGCGGCTTCCTCGCGGTGGGTACCGAGGACCGGATCACGCCGACCGAGCGCTACGTGCTCAACGCGGCGGTGGCGCTGCTGACGCTGACCCTGGAGCGTTCGCGCGAGCTGCGCCAGGCGGAGGAGCGGATGGGCGCCGCCCTGCTGCGGATGGTGCTGGCGGGTGAGGTGGCGACCGCCCGGCAGGTCGCGCTCGGGCTGTTCGGCGGTCTGCCGGAGGGGACGATAAGAGTCCTGGTCGCGGGCACGGCCCAGGGGGCCGACGCGTCGGAGGCGCTCAGCGAGCTGGCCGAGCGCGCCGAGCAGGCCGGCGGCCGGGTGGGGGAGCGGCTGCTGGTGGCGCGGGAGGACGGCGACGCGGGCTCGCGGCTGATGGTGCTTGCCCTGGACAACGGGGCGGTGCACCGGGCCTGCCTGGGCGTGGTCGAGGAGCACGAGGGCGTGTCGCTGGGGGTCTCGGCGCCGGCCGCGCTGGACGAGGCGGGGGTGGCCTTCGCGCAGGCCGAGCGGGCGCTGGCGGTGGCGCTGCGCGGCGGGCGGCGCTCGGTCGACCACGAGGAGGTCGGCGCGGGGTCGCTGCTGCCGCTGCTGGGGGAGGAGGCCGTGACGGCCTTCGCGGAGGGGCTGCTGCGGCCGCTGCGCGAGCACGACCGTACGGCGCGCGGTGACCTGGTGCGGTCGCTGCGGGCCTGGCTGTCGCGGCACGGCCAGTGGGACGCGGCGGCGGCGGACCTCGGTGTGCACCGGCACACCCTGCGGTACCGGATGCGCCGGGTGGAGGAACTGCTGGGTCGTTCGCTGGACGACACCGACGTCCGGATGGAGCTGTGGCTGGCGCTCCGCTCGGGCGAGGAGTGA
- a CDS encoding ATP-binding protein, protein MPQQAARGLPRPPAPSFDLAGWVAEPRPEADPGVYRYGHRPIDLERAEQAKVPAGPLLLRAGLNAVVGWFAFLYGTQLVLRLIVLTVWVEHPSALAVTVVGLLVNGVVAVAVLLVFGRMGRWPEVWRRYVAPLLSRTVTQEEPAAAKGGAEPAGPVDPWAELRHAGAEAAAQRLDREAVGDVDYVRIRRAWEVVLRDPEILPAFGEQVAARGGAACAHPSELRDLPGRSGRHDLLTRQVRLGAAQDVPKNPPAHRGSGFALDPAVLGTSLLAVGPAGTGKTSGLARPVAEALCLQALAGTACAVVIGAADADLGPDAWYDVVIAPGDPGSVYGLDLYGAGQDPDEAAARLADALLPDELVLRAESARTALQQVVGPFQAAFRRYPGVRELRELLAGEPAAVEALTAELRAGGLLERYERELQHRERQRGRADDPGMLLADRLGLLDRPAFEGCFATDGGGRPPFAMRVLDHPLRVRVKLPELSHPEAARMLYRLVVGQFVQAAVAREDRSLFAGLVVDDASAALDAHVVRGLQRMRGTNAGAVLLLRTLVDLPEALRAPLFGAVGCRMAFPGIAPWDGRLFSEAWGTHLVRETAITHAPDTSGGMLRRAGRLGRKALSGTTAQTESVTTREVERQRWSPSDLAHALPAGHAVISLTSVSGAQVPPLLIDLRA, encoded by the coding sequence ATGCCCCAGCAGGCGGCCCGCGGCCTGCCGCGACCGCCGGCCCCGTCCTTCGACCTGGCCGGCTGGGTCGCCGAACCCCGCCCCGAGGCCGACCCCGGCGTCTACCGCTACGGCCACCGCCCGATCGACCTCGAGCGGGCCGAACAGGCGAAGGTGCCGGCGGGGCCGCTGCTGCTGCGGGCGGGGCTGAACGCGGTGGTGGGGTGGTTCGCCTTTCTCTACGGGACCCAGCTGGTACTGCGGCTGATCGTGCTGACCGTCTGGGTGGAACACCCCTCGGCCCTCGCCGTCACGGTTGTCGGGTTGCTGGTCAACGGCGTGGTTGCCGTTGCCGTCCTCCTGGTCTTCGGCCGGATGGGCCGCTGGCCCGAGGTCTGGCGCCGCTACGTCGCACCCCTGCTCTCCCGCACGGTCACCCAGGAGGAGCCGGCCGCCGCCAAGGGCGGCGCCGAGCCCGCGGGCCCGGTCGACCCGTGGGCGGAGCTGCGCCACGCCGGGGCCGAGGCCGCCGCGCAGCGGCTGGACCGGGAGGCGGTCGGGGACGTCGACTACGTGCGGATCCGGCGGGCCTGGGAGGTGGTGCTGCGGGACCCCGAGATCCTGCCCGCCTTCGGCGAGCAGGTGGCGGCCCGGGGCGGGGCGGCCTGTGCGCACCCGTCCGAACTGCGGGACCTGCCGGGGCGTTCGGGGCGGCACGACCTGCTGACCCGTCAGGTGCGGCTGGGGGCGGCCCAGGACGTGCCGAAGAATCCGCCGGCGCACCGCGGGTCGGGCTTCGCCCTGGACCCGGCGGTGCTCGGCACCTCGCTGCTGGCCGTCGGCCCGGCGGGGACCGGGAAGACGTCGGGGCTGGCCCGTCCGGTGGCCGAGGCGCTCTGCCTGCAGGCGCTGGCGGGGACGGCGTGCGCGGTGGTGATCGGGGCGGCCGACGCCGATCTCGGCCCGGACGCCTGGTACGACGTGGTGATCGCGCCAGGCGACCCGGGTTCGGTGTACGGGCTGGACCTGTACGGCGCGGGGCAGGACCCGGACGAGGCGGCCGCCCGGCTCGCCGACGCGCTGCTGCCGGACGAGCTGGTGCTGCGGGCGGAGAGCGCCCGGACGGCGTTGCAGCAGGTGGTCGGCCCGTTCCAGGCGGCTTTCCGGCGCTACCCGGGGGTGCGGGAGCTGCGTGAGCTGCTCGCGGGCGAGCCGGCGGCGGTGGAGGCGCTGACCGCGGAGCTGCGGGCCGGCGGGCTGCTGGAGCGGTACGAGCGGGAGTTGCAGCACCGGGAGCGTCAGCGTGGCCGGGCGGACGACCCGGGCATGCTGCTCGCGGACCGGCTGGGCCTGCTGGACCGGCCGGCCTTCGAGGGCTGCTTCGCCACCGACGGCGGGGGGCGCCCGCCGTTCGCGATGCGGGTGCTGGACCACCCGCTGCGGGTCCGGGTGAAGCTGCCCGAGCTGAGCCACCCGGAGGCCGCCCGGATGCTGTACCGGCTGGTGGTGGGCCAGTTCGTGCAGGCGGCGGTGGCGCGCGAGGACCGTTCGCTGTTCGCGGGCCTGGTGGTGGACGACGCGTCGGCGGCGCTGGACGCGCACGTCGTCCGGGGGCTGCAGCGGATGCGCGGGACGAACGCCGGCGCGGTGCTGCTGCTGCGGACGCTGGTCGATCTGCCGGAGGCCCTGCGGGCCCCGCTGTTCGGCGCGGTCGGCTGCCGGATGGCGTTCCCGGGGATCGCGCCGTGGGACGGGCGGCTGTTCTCCGAGGCCTGGGGCACCCACCTGGTCCGGGAGACGGCGATCACGCACGCCCCCGACACCTCGGGCGGGATGCTGCGCCGTGCGGGCCGGCTCGGCCGCAAGGCGCTGTCGGGGACGACGGCGCAGACCGAGAGCGTCACGACCCGTGAGGTCGAGCGGCAGCGCTGGTCGCCCTCGGACCTGGCGCACGCGCTGCCGGCCGGGCACGCGGTGATCTCCCTGACGTCGGTGAGCGGCGCCCAGGTGCCCCCGCTGCTGATCGACCTCCGGGCCTGA
- the gabT gene encoding 4-aminobutyrate--2-oxoglutarate transaminase, translating into MSAATPLPQERRLVTAIPGPKSQELQARKLGAVAAGVGTTLPVYVSRANGGVLEDVDGNSLIDFGSGIAVTSVGNSAEAVVAKATEQLAAFTHTCFMVTPYEGYVEVAEQLNELTPGDHEKRTALFNSGAEAVENAVKIARVYTRRTAVVVFDHGYHGRTNLTMGLTAKNMPYKQGFGPFAPEIYRVPVAYPYRWLTGSENCAAEAAAQAIDMINKQIGAENVAAIIIEPIQGEGGFIEPAKGFLPAIVEYAKANGIVFVADEIQTGFCRTGQWFACDDEGIVPDLITTAKGIAGGLPLAAVTGRAEIMDATHGGGLGGTYGGNPVACAGALGAIETMRSQDLNGKAQRIGEIMLTRLRALQEKFAGSDRVNIGEVRGRGAMIAVELVKPGGKEPAAEITAAIAKACHTEGLVVLTAGTYGNVLRFLPPLVMPEHLLNEGLDIIEGAFSRV; encoded by the coding sequence ATGAGCGCCGCAACGCCGCTCCCGCAGGAGCGCCGCCTGGTCACCGCGATCCCCGGTCCGAAGTCGCAGGAGCTGCAGGCACGCAAGCTCGGCGCGGTGGCGGCCGGGGTCGGCACCACCCTGCCGGTGTACGTGTCCCGCGCCAACGGCGGCGTGCTGGAGGACGTGGACGGCAACTCGCTGATCGACTTCGGCTCCGGCATCGCCGTGACCAGTGTCGGCAACAGCGCCGAGGCCGTCGTGGCGAAGGCCACCGAGCAGCTCGCGGCCTTCACGCACACCTGTTTCATGGTGACCCCGTACGAGGGGTACGTGGAGGTGGCCGAGCAGCTCAACGAGCTGACCCCGGGTGACCACGAGAAGCGCACCGCGCTGTTCAACTCGGGTGCCGAGGCGGTGGAGAACGCGGTGAAGATCGCCCGCGTGTACACCAGGCGCACCGCCGTCGTGGTCTTCGACCACGGGTACCACGGCCGGACCAACCTCACCATGGGCCTGACGGCCAAGAACATGCCCTACAAGCAGGGCTTCGGGCCGTTCGCCCCGGAGATCTACCGCGTTCCGGTCGCCTACCCGTACCGCTGGCTGACGGGCTCGGAGAACTGCGCCGCCGAGGCCGCCGCGCAGGCGATCGACATGATCAACAAGCAGATCGGCGCGGAGAACGTCGCGGCGATCATCATCGAGCCGATCCAGGGCGAGGGCGGCTTCATCGAGCCGGCCAAGGGCTTCCTGCCCGCGATCGTCGAGTACGCGAAGGCGAACGGCATCGTCTTCGTCGCGGACGAGATCCAGACCGGCTTCTGCCGGACCGGCCAGTGGTTCGCCTGCGACGACGAGGGCATCGTCCCGGACCTCATCACCACCGCCAAGGGCATCGCCGGCGGCCTGCCGCTGGCCGCCGTGACCGGCCGCGCCGAGATCATGGACGCCACCCACGGCGGCGGCCTGGGCGGCACCTACGGCGGCAACCCGGTTGCCTGCGCCGGTGCGCTGGGCGCGATCGAGACCATGAGGTCGCAGGACCTCAACGGCAAGGCGCAGCGGATCGGCGAGATCATGCTGACCCGTCTGCGCGCCCTGCAGGAGAAGTTCGCCGGTTCGGACCGGGTGAACATCGGCGAGGTCCGCGGCCGCGGCGCGATGATCGCGGTCGAGCTGGTGAAACCGGGCGGCAAGGAGCCCGCCGCCGAGATCACCGCCGCGATCGCGAAGGCCTGCCACACCGAGGGCCTGGTCGTGCTGACCGCCGGCACCTACGGCAACGTGCTGCGCTTCCTGCCGCCGCTGGTGATGCCGGAGCACCTGCTCAACGAGGGCCTGGACATCATCGAGGGCGCCTTCTCGCGCGTCTGA